The Intrasporangium calvum DSM 43043 sequence GACCTCCGCGCCCGTGGCGCCGGCGACGTCGAGCAGGTCGGCCCCGCGCCCCAGGACGCGCCGGCCCCTGACCCGCAGGAACCGCTTGCTCGGGTCGTCGTCGAGGAACCCGACGATCGCGTAGGGCGCGTCGTCGTCGAAGTCGACGAGCTGCGCCACCTGGTGTCCGGCCTCACCCGCCCCGTAGACGAGGGCGGGCACCGCCGACGCCTGGCCCCGTTGGCGGCGCGCGTTCCCCGACGCGGTGCGGAACGCCCAGCGACCCGCACCCATGATGACGAACGCCAGAGCAGGGACCGTGATGACCAGGGAGCGGGAGAAGACCGGCTGGGTGATGAAGTACCACCCGCCGACGAGCACGCTGATCCCGGCCACGATGAGGGCCGACAGGCTGACCTCGTCGAAGCTGCCCAGTCGACTGCGGCCGCGATAGAGGTGGAAGTGGTATCCAGCGACGACCTGCAGCACGATGGCCAGGACGATGTAGGTCAGGGCGGCCTGCCAGACGCGGCCCGGCAGCGTCATTCCGAATCGCACGAGGGCGAACGCGAGCAGCGCGACGAGCCACGACAGCGCATCCCACATGATGACGAGCGACCGCTTGTCATTGAAGATCGAAATTGACACCCCTGGAAACCCCTACTCGCCCGAGCACCCAATGCCTCCCCCGAGGCAACCCACATCATGGTAGGTCGCAGCGGTGACAAAGGGAGCCGAACGACCAACATCCGGCCGGATCGCCCCAGTGGCCCACGCCACCCCGGGAGGAGAGCGGTCCGTGGGAGCGAGCCCAGCGGCATACCGGACGGGGCTCTCGCCGGGGGCAAAGGAAGAGGCGCCACTCGCTCGGGGGTTCGAGTGGCGCCTCTTTCACCCCCTACAGCGCTCGGGAGATCGAGAGCGTTACACCTCTCGGCGAAATCTTTTCGGGGCCTCCGGGAACACGACGGCTCCCCAGTAGCGCACCGCGACGAGGTGCAGGTGACGTGGCACGGCTACCAGCTCGACCCGACCCTGCCCGAGCACCACGACGTCGCCAACAGCTTCGCCGCGCACGAGCTGCGCCATCTGAGCCTCGCCCGGCTGCGCTCAGACCCCCATCACGGCAGGGGCCACGGGACTCAGCCGCAGCACGTCACCGACCTGCCGCACCGCGTCCCGGGGCCCATCCACCGCCACGGCACCGCTGCGCATCGCCGCGCCGAGCGGGAGCCGGCCGAGCCACACCCGGTAGAGCGACCGCACGTCCGAGCTGATCGTCAGCGTCACGTCGAAACCGGGATCGACCGTGCACACGGACGGGACGCCGCGCTCGACGACGATCCAGAAGCGTTTCGGCTCGTCGGCGAAGCGCACGTGGACGACCTGCCGGTCCCCGCCCAGCCGGCTCGTGTCGAGGCGCGTGTGCATCCACCACACGAGCAGCTCGGCGTCGAGCTCGTGCTCCTCCGGGTCGCCGAACGCCCAGCGGGCGCCCCACTCGGCCATCCCGAAGACGAGCGGCTCGAGGGCGCGGCCCGCGGGTGTCAGCGCGTAGGCGGTCCCGTCGCGCGCGATGACCCCGGCCCGCTCGAGCTGGCGCAGCCGCGTCGCGAGCAACGTGCGCGACAGGCCGGGCAGGCCGCGGGCGATGTCGTTGAAGCGCGTCGCGCCGACGAGCATGTCGCGCAGGATGAGCAGCGTCCACCGCTCCCCCAGCACGTCGAGAGCGCGTGAGACCGGGCAGTACTGGCCCGCGCCCGGCAGGTGTCGTCCCATGGTTTCGAGTATCAGCACGCGCAGCGGGCGTGTCAGTCCATTCCCTGTACTGGTCCGGGGGCGGGCGCCGACTCATCCTCGATGGAGGGCCGGCACAGCGGCGGCAGCGGGCCGCCCGGCCGAGGGGGCACCGGCCCGACACAGGGAGGACACGTCATGACCACTGTCATCGACCCCGCCGCGGACGCGGCACTCAAGGCCAGGCACGCGGCGATGTGGGCGCTCGGCGACTACCCCAAGGTGGCTCGCCAGCTCATCTCCGGACTGGGCGCCGAGCTCGTCGCCGCGACCCGCATCGGGCCCGGGGACCGGGTGCTCGACGTCGCCGCCGGACCGGGCAACGCGGCCATCCCGGCAGCCCTGGCCGGAGCCGACGTCGTCGCCTCCGACCTGACACCCGAGCTCGTCGCCTCGGGGCGCGCGGCCGCTGAGCGCGCGGGCGCGCAGCTCGACTGGCGGGTCGCCGACGCGGAGGCGCTGCCCTTCGGGGGCGCGGAGTTCGACGCGGTGATCTCGTGCGTCGGGGTGATGTTCGCTCCGTTCCACGAGCGCTCGGCAGCGGAGATCTCGCGAGTGACCCGGCCGGGTGGTCGGCTCGGGCTCATCTCGTGGACCCCCGAGGGGTTCATCGGCCAGATGTTCGCGGTGATGAAGCCGTATGCCGCTGAG is a genomic window containing:
- a CDS encoding winged helix-turn-helix transcriptional regulator yields the protein MGRHLPGAGQYCPVSRALDVLGERWTLLILRDMLVGATRFNDIARGLPGLSRTLLATRLRQLERAGVIARDGTAYALTPAGRALEPLVFGMAEWGARWAFGDPEEHELDAELLVWWMHTRLDTSRLGGDRQVVHVRFADEPKRFWIVVERGVPSVCTVDPGFDVTLTISSDVRSLYRVWLGRLPLGAAMRSGAVAVDGPRDAVRQVGDVLRLSPVAPAVMGV
- a CDS encoding class I SAM-dependent methyltransferase yields the protein MTTVIDPAADAALKARHAAMWALGDYPKVARQLISGLGAELVAATRIGPGDRVLDVAAGPGNAAIPAALAGADVVASDLTPELVASGRAAAERAGAQLDWRVADAEALPFGGAEFDAVISCVGVMFAPFHERSAAEISRVTRPGGRLGLISWTPEGFIGQMFAVMKPYAAEPPPGATPPPLWGREEHVADLFGETFDDLTMERRTVAETFAGASGFRDFFKANYGPTIATYRFVGDDPERVAALDAALDALAAEHSDASGRMEWEYLLVTATRR